The DNA region CATAACATAAGTGATATAAGGCACCTGTAGAGAGACGTGACTAACTGACTATAGGGAGGGTCGCCGGTCGTGGCTCTCCTACAaacgggtgcgccaaagttcatataaaattgttatatagattattggtagtccgaaaatgtttctcatacaattttacattataacgatcattatttataacaattttatgttaataactatcgtaacttcgaatgacttatgttcataatgtcattcatcataaatcttatacttttaaacgagcaattcttgtatatttatttatttatttatatatatatttatttacactgacgatctcggaaaccgctctaacgatttcgcagaaatttgttatgtgggggtttttggggtgaaaaatcggtcctaacttatccttaggtcccggaaaacgcgaattttcgagttttcatgcgtttttcttcgcgcgccatctcgtgtgcagtagttgtactgttaagacagaattctttcggtcgatgtaagtactatttattgcaaacactagatggcgacacaggtcaaggctaaaacgaatagaaaatacactatttgagtttttgtggcgaaatgcgcgccatctcgtgtggagtagttgtgttgttaaggctgagaattctttcgctcgatgtaggtactattcatttttgaactagatggcgacacatgtcaaggatacgaaacagaaccgagcgaagctcggttgcccagatattacgttttatactaatgtataagtttatatacttattgatcataacgattgcgagtaatataatagttatcgttatattattgttaacagaacagataTCACATGTGACtgatgtgacagtccagttaggtgcgacgacgagcgtagcgaggaggagcgtgttaggttgaccgtgagcgaaccgaaacgaatttttaatgtaaattgtatatgtcactgtaaaagcttcaagcgcgcttctataaatggcacaagtttttcatagaacttccccaaaactttttaaataattttatgatgaatgattttcctaaacacaaaattatgaatgttattaaatatttgtatagaatttatgattaaaaattttcgactaaatgattattatgaacagtgatagtagtactattgataataatgaaacaaaattatgataagtaaaattatgagaaatgatcattcggagcacaaatcggtataaacaataattttataacaatagttatttgttttacaagggggcaaagtagttgtttaaccgcacgtgccaatatagatacctgagcaagcgaaagattccaatattgaaccgcgagcgtagcggtatcaagacacgaaggttaaacaaactttgccaccgagtgaaacacaacatttttcaccacaccaacacgaacaaaatactgactataaaacgacaaaataaatcaaatccatcaaattattcaatatttatgattcaaaatcatcatttataggtaaaatctagcagccagattaagacatcgagttaaaatttgtatgaaatttaccagttggtgtggtgaaaataattttatatgagccaatatggacccccTACAAACCTATGCAGCTGACTGTAAATGTACCTAGTTACTACATGTACGTAGGGATAAATGTATTTCGTTTGTTGCGATAGTACCTATACGGCCTGACCGAAATTGGTATTTTATGCTTTAGGTATAGGCTATACCTAAAGCATAAAATACCAATTTCGGTCAGGCCGTATCTGACAGCGCAGTGCCGACATTGCTATCTGGTCATCTCCCAAAATCGTGAAACCGGCAATTCGTGAAATGGAATTAGAACATTCGTGACTAGCCACTTTGTTATCATTTTTTCCGAGTTTTTTTGTATCTCCTCGTGACATATTAAATTATtgcaattaggtacctacaaaacgtgttattatatgatttatattatttattattatctattTACTGGGGAGGGACACAGTCACACTGAGCacctttcataatggggcaacactgaattgtgttttttttacttaattgataggttaggtacttaattgatagctaattaaaattttaattatgacttaattgatgattaactatcaattaagtcataattagacCCTTTAGAAAATTACCCTGTATACGAGCAAAGAgggtcgagtattatagagagttattgtcaaagtaaaatgtgtaatcacagtgcatagactgccatctctcgacacaagcttaaaacctcggttttgacaatttggcccgtattgttagcttgatatgtgttaaaatgtcaaatattaatattagcgccatctagccgagcgttccccaaaggtgtaacgccatctaggccaccgtacctttctctctatggctttgaggtacgtttttttctaagACCTTATccatctatacggagttacatatgtctttgatacgaGTTAGGTACCTAAGGTACCTTAGTTAATtactttattacttatattcTTCAGGGTCCACGACTAAGTAGTTAAAGCAAGTCAAAGTATTAGATTCAGATTAGATACCTAtgtatctgggggcacggcgccaagtcgagcaaaaagaggtatataatatattatagttCCGACGCCAACGTGGCAAAATATTTAAGTTTAGGTATGACTTTTATGAGGCATATTTTTGCTAGAGTTCGTCCCTTTTATGCAGATACCTACATACACCtatataggtatatacctaaccgaactaaatccatactaatattataaatgggaaagtgtcgtgtgtgtctgtttgtttgtccgtctttcacggcaaaacggagcgacgaattgacgtgtttttttttggtagagaatgccttttggcattaagtccgccatttgtacatttttgtatattttgtgcaataaagtttaaataaataaatatttttttaagtggagatagttgaagggatggaaagtgacataggctactttttgtctctttctaacgcgagcgaagccgcgggcaaaagctagtattaaataaatacaagtaAGCAGTGTAAACTTAAAGCATTGTGATCTAATTAGTGTCGCATACGTCAGGAGACGACTAATTGTAAAAGCAAACAATAAACTTGCCAATTTTAGCGTTCTGTAAATCACACTTGGAAGGCCACTGAAACAACAGTCTTGGTAGCTGTcatataatgtatgtatgtaaccatGTATGTAGTCAACGAGGTCGTTTAGTTTACATAACATACGGATATCGACCGCCGGTTATTCTTCAATCGAAGGCGAATTGTCGATAAGTATAGCTCCCTAGTCAGTGGTCTCCGCTGAAAACTTTTTTCAACTTTCTTCACCAAGTAAGTAATTTCTTCCACTTTGTTCTAGAATTCTAGATCACATTAAAGTCCTGTTAGTGGTGCATATATCTAACGTAGTCTCATTGTTTGTATTGGTCGGTTATGTGAAGTAAATTCACCTATTTTCGTTTGCGGTGAGACCAAAATAGTGCATATTTTATTGTgcaattcttattttttaaacagaCCATTTCTGATAACGATATAAGTAAGTCACAGAGGAAAAGGTCGCAACAATTACAATTTTGTGATACGTTGTGTAGATGTGTTCATCCATTGCAATATTTGCAATTTGGTACAAAGCTTtacttaagtaggtacaatTATCTACATCATGTGAGGGTGATTGCGATCATTCATTATCGTTCTATATAttgctggccccgtagccgaatgccatttctacgacgcgaaaccaaaacgaaacgccgcgaaaggtagtctggctctgtcgcgccaatacgcaagagcgatagagatagatatctacgagcgtttcgtttcgtgagcgtttgtgccattcggcccTGGTCTCTAAATTACTAATACAAGGCCTAAAACTTTGCTATTCAAAGTAATGTCATTTATATAGTAATATTGGTAATTAACATCAAACCTAATTATAATTAACATTGCGTTTACAGCAAAGTataatttatttcttaattGCTTGACCGGCAGGTATGGGCGACGTGACACCAAGTCGCCATGCCGGTTCTACGCAACGCTGACTACCCCGCGTCGCAGGCCACCGACTCGGTGAGCCTGCGCTACGCGGTCGCTGTGCTCGGGGCCTGGGCCGCTGAAGGAGGTACGACAGCACTCAGCAGTCTAACACTATTGCAGGTCATACAACAAGCCTAATACATGGCCACAGAGTCGGAGAGCCTGCGCTACGCGGTCGCTGTGCTCGGGGCCTGGGCCGCTGAAGGAGGTACGACAGCACTCAGCAGTCTAACACTATTGCAGGTCATACAACAAGCCTAATACATGGCCACAGAGTCGGAGAGCCTGCGCTACGCGGTCGCTGTGCTCGGGGCCTGGGCCGCTGAAGGAGGTACGACAGCACTCAGCAGTCTAACACTATTGCAGGTCATACAACAAGCCTAATACATGGCCACAGAGTCGGAGAGCCTGCGCTACGCGGTCGCTGTGCTCGGGGCCTGGGCCGCTGAAGGAGGTACGACAGCACTCAGCAGTCTAACACTATTGCAGGTCATACAACAAGCCTAATACATGGCCACAGAGTCGGAGAGCCTGCGCTACGCGGTCGCTGTGCTCGGGGCCTGGGCCACCGAACGAGGTACGTAAGCAGTCTAACACTTCTGTAGGCTGAGCCATACAGCAAGCCATGTAGTAGGATGTAGGTCACAGAGTCGGTGGGCCTGTCTTGCGCGGTCGCTGTGCTCGGGGCCTGGGCCGCTGAAAGAGGTACGTAGCAGAGCAgtctaacggcccggccacgacattggtctaagcgcgacagcggtgagcggcggccatacagtggagcgagacacagcgatgggacttttcattcgcacttatggctgccgctcaccgctgtcgcgcttagaccaatgtcgtggctgggccgttacacTCCTTTTAGCTAGGCGATATAATTATAAGCCATGCCGTGCGTGCGCTACGCGGTCTCTATGCTCGGGGCTTGGGCCAATTAACATGATTTTTTCATCCAACTTAGTATATCAAACGTAAATACAACTGTAGAGCATTTGGAAGTTACACGGAAGTTAAATGAATAGATCATTTAAATCTGTTTCTCCCTCTTCAGTTTTAATAACTTAATGTTTTCTAGCGGATATCAAATATATCACGCTCGAATATCCTATTAGTCACCATCTCCCGTCCTATTAAACATGCAAGAAACGCCCCGCTGAGTGTCGACGGTGGGTTTTATTCCAATACGGGCAAAAAGTATGCCGGTGTTGCCGGTCTAGCCGAAGTAACAATCGTTAACGCTACGTGCTGATCGAAACACAATCTagttctgtcgcgccactacgagAGCGACAGGAAGAGGCGGAAGAGCtaactacgatacgcttacgaagcataAACGATTGTGATGTTGGCTAGGTATCTACCCTGCTTTTGTAACCCCGTATTTAATCGCAATATCTAAATGTGATCTTAATGCGTCTAGTATAGAGTTGACAATCATACAAATCTCAACTGAGTAGGTAATCCATTTAAAGGCAGTCTGGTTTTCAGAGACGACAACACAAAGTGAGCAAACGTCACATTATTATTCACACGTATATAAAAAAAGCACGATGGTGTTGAACGTTTGGTGATTAAAGTAAATGACAGATCACATATTATGTCAACCGATGTCCGATTTGAAGCAGGGATCCTTGTTGAAACTTCGTCTTGACACTTGACAGCTTAACTATCCTGTTTGCTGAGGTGTTGAACCAGAATCTTTTACGCTCCACGAACCATTATTCCATGGCGAACGAAACGAATCGCATCaaacgaaagagcgatagagagagataatTACGATATGCTACGGAACACCATCGACTTGCAACTTGTCTACGCTCCTTGCCCCGGCTTAGTACAATTCCTACCATGCGTTAGTCAGACGAGTAATAAAGCTACAAAGGCATTTTCGTATAGGGTACTTAAGCGTTGTTTCTTTTCTTTTGCAGCTACATACCCCTTCGATTTGACGAAGACGCGGCTGCAAATTCAGTCCGAAGTCGCAGCCGCTAACAAAGCCGGATATAAGGTACCTTAACTAAAGGATTTGTATATATGTCATTTTCATTGAATCCATATTCAATTCATAAGCTGTGGCTGTTGAATTATATAAATGTTCTCAGGGGCGGCCTTAGTCCCCGAGCCTACTCGTATTGCTAAGGTACAGAGACAGAATTAGATATTTAGTTTTTTGAAACAAGGCAAGACTCTTGCGAGCTGCCAATAAGTTAGCCACCCCCCAAAGGCCGCCCCTGACTGTTCTTTTAAATTAAGGTAAAAATGGCAGTGCTTCGACACAATGGTGTGACACGATAATCCTTAATAGACGCATGTCACAGTCGAGTACTGGTACTTTTACATTAAATTTTAGGTCTTTGTTCTCAAATCACAATATATTTTGTCTTCTAGATCGAGAACCATGGCATGATAAAAACAGCAGTCGGCATCGCGAAGCAAGAAGGCGTTCTAAAGCTATGGAGCGGTTTAATGCCCATGTTCCAACGACACATCATATACTCAGGAAGCCGACTCATCTTCTATGAGGAGTTCAGGAACAGGTTCAAGGATGAAGATGGGAAAACGTCTTTGAAGACCGCGTCTTTGGGTGAGCTTGAAGTTTATAGAAGTTTTATTTTTGGAGATGATAATATGTCTTTTTGAACTTCATGAGTACGGAAATTTATTTTGCTCCTAAATCATGGATTCTATGAATCAAACTTGAAGACTATGGGAGTTGTGGGACCGTCAATTAGTTAGTGTAATACTAATAATGCTGTccttattgatttattttatttttagggttgCAAACCAAacaggtacaaaaggaaccgaTATGGTGCGATTCTGTCCgtatattacattacattactaaatatctcgagaagtACTTAATTCTATCGATTTCTTTTAAcgctaaaatattattatattatatcaacGTTTATAAGAAAATCGAATTTGCATTCAACTGCATACATTCtggactttttatttttattacacatattttagtcATCATTTGAATGGACTATAAAGCCGATAAGTTTTGTCGTTTCGTTGTTGAGCAACAAACAATGAATTGCGGAGCACAAGGAAAAGCATTGTGTTCGGAAAACAATTGACGCGAATGTAGAATATTTGCATAAGAATACGAGCAAGTAATGTGGCGGGAAGATAGAGGATATTCCACAAGACACTGTGTGCAGACTGATTTCCGAAAGGCGCTTACAGTCATTCAATCGTAATATTAGGAACAACTTACCTTTTCTTTCATGTAACCGAGAGAACCCTGACTGTCTGAGTTCTGAGTTGTTTAACTGTATAAAAAAGGAATTTGATGCCTGCTTCATCCCCAAGAAGATGCAGGGCAAGGTCAAGGTTAAATTTAGCGATTGGGCTACGCCGGATATTCACGATAAGAGACGCCGGCTCTATGATTTGTATGATCTGCGAACAACTGATAAAAGGCCGGAATTTATAGAGTACGTAAAGAATTTCTCGAAATCTTTTAAAAGGATGTGTGTCGCCGCTAAAGCTGATTATTTATCCAAAAAGATCTTAAATTCCAGCGATAAAGTTAAAACTACATGGCAAGTGATCAGCAGTGAAACAGGAAAGCGTAAAATAAAAGAACGGCACTACAACCTACGAGTTGCTGATACTTTAGTAAGTTCCGACCGTGAAGTGGCAGATCACTTCGAgcgatttttctcgaatataccggcagagacaacaaagtctcttaactcatcgccaattgtcgctgaagaaatgctgcaagctaatgtagaagaatgttcagaaatattcacattttcttatgttactccgaccatagttattaaaacgttcagatctttaaatttaaagaaaactgaagatctatggggcttgtcagttaaagtattacactcaatagtagaatcaatcgcaccctatttagctgagattttcaacagatgtattgaaactggcatttttcctgatattatgaaacacagcaaaattatcccgctgtttaaatcaggaacgaaatcagacccgaccaactttagacctatttcaatattaccagcgctaagtaaggtctttgagaagcttattcttaatcaactgttgtctcactttaacagaaataaattgcttgacaataatcaatttggttttaccagaggtcgttcaactactgatgccggtgtggtacttctaaaacacatctttgacgcctgggaaagagctcaagatgctgttggaattttctgtgatctatcaaaggcctttgattgcgttgatcacgagaatttaaagagaaaattgagccactatggggttaaagctgctgcccttgaccttgtttcatcgtacctttccgacagaactcagcgagttgttattaatgggactcaatcagcaggttcaccggtagcacttggagtgcctcaaggttcaattctcggtcccttcctgttcttagtatacattaatgatctaccgaaactagtgcaagataaacatgatatagtgttatttgctgacgacacttctcttatattcaaagttgacagaaaggaaagcagcttcgataacatcaacgatgcactgtctagcataacagactggtttacggcgaataacttacttctaaacgccaagaaaaccaagtgcatcagatttgcgcttccgaacgttaagcaggtaaataacagtaagatccaaatgaaaggtgaaacgctggaatttgaagatcgaacggttttccttggagtcactttggattcaaaactgcaatggcatgcacatatagccactttagctggcaaacttagttctgcagcttacgcagtaaggcgaatcagacaactaacaaacgtagagacggccaggctggtatactttagctacttccacagtgttatgtcatatgggatcctgttatggggaaaagctgcagacattcaggctatttttgtgctgcaaaaacgagcagtccgttcaatctacggattgggcggtcgagcatctttaagagaaaaattcaaagaggtgaacattcttaccgttgcctctcaatacatatacgaaaatattatgtatgttcggaaaaatatccacgaattcaagcttaacagtgacatccataactataacacaaggaacaaacataaacttgctgtgaccgcccaccgtctccgtaaggttggtacgtctttcgtcgggaactgtacacgtttttataacaaagtaccaaccgatatagtggatttgccatttgacaaatttaaggcacgcattaagcgtttgttgttatgtaaggcgtactacactgtgaaggattttatagatgatagggatgcctttaaggtggttgcttgtcaatagatgaatgaagtcgtatatattttttcattttctctgcattgtgtaattaagcatactagtgttcaattgacgtatgagaacatattctcgtctgattatattgtttttatttaagtttagttgtggacacttggagaccttatacatctccaagattatgtgtttaatgtttaatgtttatcttactttaattttattgtataaatctatatttccttcctttgtaacatacgagcacagaatatagtgtcttacagctatgttttattatttgaatatttaatttagcctggcagcttgaacatgtcatgcacacttaaaagtctttgctgcggtggcgtcgttgatcgggtcgccaccttcccgaataaaggttgagggaggcgatggctgagatacgcgtcatactcgtgaacgggtgccgtctgtgaagaccggtctgtttaagcttactggggctgttataacttagtaactttaattctaatttttattaaattaggacactttgttcggttgtcgtttgtttcctttcttttagtgaatattttaaatatatgattttgactcatggagaccatatacatctctaaggagaattagattaagtagatatacattttatttttagttgtgacatttagagtcatttgcacctctaaagtaattttagactttttttttttgtatttgtactttttatattaaaatttagtgtagttcttggttgtaattcgacatttagagaccttctacatctctaattaattgtatagagttaactttagttagaacttagaattagtatattaatagtatcaattgtaatttcaactcaattttaaatatttttttaaatacctatgtacatgtgacgtgtaaaagtgcccctgtggcctatttgctgaataaattattttgattttgattttgattttgaaaagTACAAAAGAAATAACCCTTATTGTGCGActctatccgtctgtctgtcacttTACTAAATATCTCAAAAAAATCGGGAGCATAAGTAACTCGCGACATTTTTCTACAAACCGCACGATACACGAAAATGTAGAACCTCGTTTGTTAAAACGCGTGTGTTGTTGAAGCGAAGGCGGGCTGGCGGCGGGCGCGCTGGCGCAGCTCGTGGCGTCGCCTACCGACCTGGTGAAGGTGCAGATGCAGGCTGAAGGCCGCAGGGTGCTGCAGGGCAAGCCGCCGAGGTTCACTGGGTGCTGGCAAACGTACAAGTTGCTGTATAAGGAGAGCGGGATCCTGGGCTTCTGGAGAGGTAACTTATGAAGTGTTGTGAAGCGAAGACAGCTCATGCGTCTCCCTGCACCTGGTGAAAGTGCAGATGCTAGCTGAAGGCCGGAGGGTGTTGCAGGGCAAGTCACCGAGGTTCTCAGGCTGCTGGGAAGCATACAAGCTGCTGTATAAGGAAAGCGGGATCCTGGGCTTCTGGAGAGGTGGGTTAAACTTATGTCCTGTGTTGTTGAAGTGAAGGTAGCTTTTAGGCTCGCTTACCGACCTGGTGAAGGTTCAGACACAGGCCGAGGGCCAGAGGTGTTAGAAGGCAAGGTTCACGGGCTGCTGGACGTAAAAACTGCTGTATAAGGTAAGCCGGGTCCTGGCCTGGAGAGGTAACTTACCACGTGTCTTATTCAAGCGAAGGCGAGCTGGAGTTCGTGAAGGTGTAGGAAGGTCGGAGGGTGCCACAGCGTAAGCCGCCGAGGTCCGCGGGCTGCTGGCAAACGTACAAGCTGCTGTATAAAGATAGCGGGATTCTGGGCTTTTGGAGAGGTATTTACATATAAGTAGGTAACTTATATTTCTTATGAGGACAGTTCGAGAGCACGCTTGCGAGGATATTTTCTTGTTGGGAAGACCGTCATAAGGAAAGAAGAATATCTTAAGTGCGTCGCTCTGATATAGTCAATGAGGAGACCTTCAATTTCGTATGGTCTACCAATTTTCTATATATGATTTTGTTATAAGAAATTGAGCAGGTAAATAATTTGCTCATTGTGCTCACACCCACTAACCTCAAGAGGGCTGATAGACACCTCTACTCTACTAGCGTTCGTAAAGAACTCATATAACTCTTTCACGTCCAGGTGCCGTCCCAAACGTGCAACGCGCAGCGCTAGTCAACATGGGCGACCTGGCTGCTTACGACTACAGCAAACAGTTCCTGATGCGGGAGTTCGGCATGGCTGACAACGCGCTGGTGCATGCCGGGGCGGCGTTCGCGGCCGGCTTCGTGGCGGCCGTCGTGGGTACTCCGGCGGACGTGATGAAGACCCGTCTGATGAATCAGCCCGTCGGCCCGGACGGAAGGTGAGATACCGCACTCTTGATCTttaaaaacagtttttactttctTGCCTTTGGTTCTTCTGTATTTGCCACAATTTCTGAAGTCCGTCGTAAAGAGGTATAATAGgtgcataacataacataacatagccTAAAGGCTAAATAAATTTCCATgacttaaaataagttttaacaATCTGTAAATATTTCAATCTCAAAACGTGGTTAAGACATGGCCCCTGTTCgggtataggcctcctccagctgCCTCCAATCACTTATTTTTTGTGCCTTTTCCATCCAGTCTGTCCCCGCTATGTTTTTGATTACCTAACTACATATAAGTTGGCCCTCAGCCCTTCTACTAGCCAAGTACGAATAATTttgcagtatttttttaaagaaccatcataaaaatacatattattatttatttaaggagtACCAACAGCTATTTACACAGAAATcacaacaaacataaaaaacaaagaGCCAATTACAGGAATATGTAGTTATGTACTAAATGGGAGTGCGTTTACGAACTTAAACGGCTTCGTCTAATATATTAGATGGGTTTCTTTAAATTAATGAAGTTTCGAGCCCTCCTTAGGCAGAACATTACGTAATTAAATGGAAACTTTTGTAAAGTACTTATAGTAATTGGTTCTATTATAAATCACCGAAATCAAGACAAACAATCAGTTTTgctatatgtaaataaatttcatgAACATACCTATGCCCAATTACGAGTTAACAAAGCCGCATCCCGAGATAAATAATTGTACCTATCTGATAGAAATAAAGATAGGTACTCTTAAAAGCGTATAAGCTTACAAGCTGTTGGTATCTTGTATCTGGTATCTTCAATTAACAAAACTAGTTCAAGTTCTCTATTTGCAAAACTTACAATTAACAAAACATACCTAGGTATTTATTTACGTACCCAATTATTAAGCCTCTGCCCTCTGGAGTACTCTCCGAAGTTAAATAGTTAACCTCTCCTGTATATGTAGTGtcgcgtttttttaaatagtaggtaggtatcctGCATATACTTGAGGTAATAACTTCTTGAAGTAATAACTTCCAGAAtcttttaggtaggtacatatacgCTCCCCGACATATTGAAAATAACGCCAGTGTTAAGAAGTTTATGTTAactaagtacataattatatgtaaataaataggcGCAACGACTCCGTAAATGCACAGCTATCGGCGAGGTCGGCCGAACGCGGTCAAAGTCGATCCGCGGTCGGACAAGCAATGTCGAATGACCCgttttttatatacattttatatgtaaGTACACCTTCCAACATCTGTGAACAGAATATGACATTTAGTTTCTCTAATAGAGGTCGAAGATATCGCCAAATATTTTGGATTAGGTATTTCATGCTCTTTATGTAGGACTGAACGAAAACAAAAGAGTAACAACAACGATAGTTATTCGATTGTTCCATGAGAAATAAGATAATAAACAAACCAAtctatttaaatagatattattctacgagtaggt from Leguminivora glycinivorella isolate SPB_JAAS2020 chromosome 14, LegGlyc_1.1, whole genome shotgun sequence includes:
- the LOC125233336 gene encoding mitochondrial uncoupling protein 4 isoform X1 — protein: MPVLRNADYPASQATDSVSLRYAVAVLGAWAAEGATYPFDLTKTRLQIQSEVAAANKAGYKIENHGMIKTAVGIAKQEGVLKLWSGLMPMFQRHIIYSGSRLIFYEEFRNRFKDEDGKTSLKTASLGGLAAGALAQLVASPTDLVKVQMQAEGRRVLQGKPPRFTGCWQTYKLLYKESGILGFWRGAVPNVQRAALVNMGDLAAYDYSKQFLMREFGMADNALVHAGAAFAAGFVAAVVGTPADVMKTRLMNQPVGPDGRGVLYRGMIDCLQQSVKNEGIFSLYKGFLPLWMRLGPWALINWMAFENIMLALGGKTF
- the LOC125233336 gene encoding mitochondrial uncoupling protein 4 isoform X2; this translates as MATESESLRYAVAVLGAWAAEGATYPFDLTKTRLQIQSEVAAANKAGYKIENHGMIKTAVGIAKQEGVLKLWSGLMPMFQRHIIYSGSRLIFYEEFRNRFKDEDGKTSLKTASLGGLAAGALAQLVASPTDLVKVQMQAEGRRVLQGKPPRFTGCWQTYKLLYKESGILGFWRGAVPNVQRAALVNMGDLAAYDYSKQFLMREFGMADNALVHAGAAFAAGFVAAVVGTPADVMKTRLMNQPVGPDGRGVLYRGMIDCLQQSVKNEGIFSLYKGFLPLWMRLGPWALINWMAFENIMLALGGKTF